Proteins from a single region of Polaromonas sp. JS666:
- a CDS encoding fatty acid desaturase, with the protein MKSIAIKNAGYMLVLLPQLLLVVGTSLGFPWLSVALFFGVLPIMRKFVGNDLSPSNGNPSSLLRIYLQAIPRLYFVAWALTLPWVIWVVATRPMSTPECVGFTLALWIVCSLNAAIAHELIHVRSRFDRVLGQFLYASIGYFHFPEEHMSHHARTGHYYDGDAAMPGTSVYVYAAMRFLRTFRLAWAYEAKHLKGMSKGWLASRMLYRAIIPVAIASAFYGYAGQLGLAIYLFQIIGAAFTVQVITYLQHWGLSERETPALADYGFSWEDGCWMQACVTLNHTFHGQHHLSRARPYYELGLTKDGLHLPASYPVMFVVALFPSLFSTVMKSRLVNWIENYEKREMLMHEADCIGGAKIFQTLLNGRDSKALR; encoded by the coding sequence ATGAAAAGCATAGCGATTAAAAACGCCGGGTACATGCTCGTTCTTTTGCCACAGCTTTTGCTCGTGGTTGGTACGTCGCTGGGCTTTCCATGGTTGTCGGTCGCCTTGTTTTTTGGGGTGTTGCCGATCATGAGGAAATTCGTCGGAAACGACCTGTCTCCTTCAAACGGAAATCCTTCCAGCTTGCTCAGAATCTATTTGCAGGCGATACCACGTCTTTATTTCGTGGCCTGGGCACTTACATTGCCTTGGGTCATCTGGGTTGTTGCCACAAGGCCGATGTCCACCCCTGAATGCGTAGGTTTTACGTTGGCGCTGTGGATTGTGTGTTCGCTCAATGCGGCGATTGCGCACGAACTGATTCATGTTCGCAGCCGCTTCGATCGTGTCCTTGGGCAGTTTCTCTATGCATCGATTGGGTACTTCCATTTTCCGGAAGAGCATATGAGCCATCATGCCCGCACCGGACACTATTACGACGGTGATGCCGCAATGCCGGGAACATCGGTCTATGTGTACGCAGCGATGCGGTTCCTCAGGACCTTTCGTCTGGCTTGGGCCTATGAGGCTAAGCACTTGAAGGGCATGAGCAAGGGGTGGCTTGCGAGCCGAATGCTCTACAGAGCGATCATTCCAGTTGCAATCGCGTCGGCATTCTACGGATATGCCGGCCAGCTCGGGCTGGCGATTTACCTTTTTCAAATCATTGGCGCCGCGTTCACAGTGCAGGTCATCACCTATTTGCAGCATTGGGGTTTGTCCGAGAGGGAAACTCCAGCCCTCGCAGACTATGGCTTTTCTTGGGAGGATGGGTGCTGGATGCAGGCCTGCGTCACCCTGAACCACACTTTCCATGGACAGCACCATTTATCCAGAGCACGGCCGTACTATGAACTTGGCCTCACAAAAGACGGGCTGCATCTACCGGCGTCGTATCCGGTGATGTTCGTAGTGGCATTGTTTCCCAGTCTGTTTTCGACCGTCATGAAATCAAGGCTGGTCAATTGGATCGAGAACTATGAGAAGCGCGAAATGCTTATGCATGAAGCGGACTGCATTGGCGGCGCTAAGATATTTCAGACCCTGCTTAATGGGCGAGATTCAAAGGCATTGAGGTAA
- a CDS encoding helix-turn-helix transcriptional regulator, translating into MDLIDELSQCATEADTNNLTREIVELLGAQSFVYTTLLPPDFHGEDGDLRFFIGCKPDLCSIYHKRMWIMNDPFFDYARTNSNPIIGSKIRLQTSGQVEMMRVSAEHGFRSGLVVPTHTSMNASMRMGLLYIGLDLPEEIGEPILWGQRVKFGALGMELLLWWSNRMRQQAMRKYSLIDDEVDMLQLSKKGMVATEIAALLDLKTTAVYRKLNTIKEKLDVDKLEQAVKLAESVGLLG; encoded by the coding sequence ATGGATCTCATTGACGAACTATCGCAATGTGCCACTGAAGCTGACACGAACAATTTAACAAGGGAGATTGTGGAACTCTTGGGAGCGCAGTCATTTGTTTATACGACTTTGCTGCCACCAGACTTTCATGGCGAAGATGGGGATCTCCGTTTCTTCATAGGTTGTAAACCTGATCTGTGTTCCATTTATCACAAGCGTATGTGGATCATGAATGATCCGTTTTTTGACTATGCACGCACGAATAGCAACCCCATTATTGGATCGAAGATCAGGCTGCAAACATCTGGCCAGGTAGAGATGATGCGAGTCAGCGCAGAACATGGATTTCGTAGCGGCTTGGTCGTGCCGACACATACCAGCATGAATGCAAGCATGCGCATGGGGTTGCTCTACATCGGCTTGGATTTGCCCGAAGAAATTGGTGAACCGATTTTGTGGGGGCAACGGGTCAAGTTTGGCGCACTCGGCATGGAGTTGCTGTTGTGGTGGAGCAATCGAATGAGACAGCAAGCGATGCGCAAATACAGCTTGATTGATGATGAGGTGGATATGCTTCAGCTCTCAAAAAAGGGGATGGTTGCTACTGAGATTGCTGCATTGCTTGATCTCAAGACGACAGCGGTCTACCGAAAGCTGAACACGATCAAAGAAAAGCTGGATGTTGACAAGTTAGAACAGGCAGTGAAGCTGGCGGAGTCTGTTGGCCTTCTGGGATAG